Proteins encoded by one window of Brienomyrus brachyistius isolate T26 unplaced genomic scaffold, BBRACH_0.4 scaffold32, whole genome shotgun sequence:
- the LOC125721193 gene encoding C-type lectin domain family 4 member E-like: MESQVDCRQKGADLVVIDSKEEQTFFSQYQRTWIGLTDKKQEGVFKWVNGTPLTTSYWMNGEPNDEGGNEDCVEIINFSGTIANWNDRPCYYEEKWICEREGLD; encoded by the exons ATGGAAAGTCAGGTGGACTGTAGACAGAAAGGAGCAGATCTGGTGGTTATAGACAGCAAAGAGGAACAg ACTTTTTTCAGTCAGTACCAGAGAACCTGGATTGGTCTGACAgacaaaaaacaggaaggcgTATTTAAATGGGTGAATGGGACACCACTGACCACAAG ctACTGGATGAACGGGGAACCCAATGACGAAGGTGGAAATGAGGACTGTGTTGAGATCATCAATTTTTCAGGCACAATTGCGAACTGGAATGATCGGCCTTGCTATTATGAAGAAAAATGGATTTGTGAGCGTGAAGGCCTTGATTAA